One stretch of Paenibacillus sp. FSL R5-0341 DNA includes these proteins:
- a CDS encoding discoidin domain-containing protein, with product MKIMFSRQKCTLAVMSLALSATLLGGSSAWSGDAYAAESAESGVSITAVLSDMPSELRSSIEWVYTNRMIKEGSVNRKNLIYDQIFAGQGTINYVVRWQSTKNVTLQQRKDIEKMLGRQMNNWTKHLKGYDGWPYGDIAVKVVGWAVANPAQILDKQSDEIIYTTTTVDELSKSDPKIPAALPYAPNALSRFEHFTNPNYAYPGGLDKRFDMYLWGTSNFGGGAGGDWGQRVSDDYILRTVNNTEIEITEHEIGHGFGMPDFYEVPDRPPGGFPMPTIMWAGNSSTITNWDAWLLRYTWSQLKKDTARFPLAPATSQPVNVAANAKVTTSYVSPWETIAALNDGLDPAHSNDRTQAVYGNWPEIGTHWVQYDLDRTYTVSQTDVYWFKDNGGIDVPRSYKIQYWDGKTWRDVKNAKGRGTRADTYNTTTFDPVSTTKMRLQMVSNDAASTGILEWKVTGIAL from the coding sequence ATGAAGATTATGTTTTCACGTCAAAAATGTACGCTAGCTGTAATGTCACTCGCCTTATCTGCAACACTGCTGGGGGGAAGTTCCGCATGGTCTGGAGATGCGTACGCAGCTGAATCCGCCGAGTCAGGTGTATCGATCACTGCTGTATTATCCGATATGCCTTCGGAATTGAGATCATCCATTGAGTGGGTGTACACCAATCGTATGATCAAGGAAGGATCGGTCAATCGGAAGAATCTGATCTACGATCAGATTTTTGCAGGTCAAGGAACCATTAACTATGTTGTACGCTGGCAATCGACCAAGAATGTGACCCTGCAACAGCGTAAGGATATCGAGAAGATGCTGGGCCGGCAAATGAATAACTGGACGAAACATTTGAAGGGTTATGATGGTTGGCCTTATGGGGATATTGCGGTTAAAGTAGTCGGTTGGGCAGTAGCGAATCCGGCACAGATTCTGGACAAGCAATCAGATGAAATCATATATACAACCACAACTGTGGATGAGCTGAGCAAGTCTGATCCGAAAATCCCGGCAGCCTTGCCTTATGCGCCTAACGCGTTGTCGCGATTTGAGCATTTTACGAATCCGAACTATGCCTACCCTGGCGGTTTGGACAAGCGGTTTGACATGTACCTGTGGGGAACGTCCAACTTCGGCGGCGGTGCTGGCGGAGACTGGGGGCAGCGGGTTTCCGATGATTACATTTTGAGAACCGTAAACAACACGGAAATCGAAATTACCGAACATGAAATTGGTCATGGCTTCGGCATGCCAGATTTCTATGAAGTACCGGATCGTCCGCCGGGTGGCTTCCCCATGCCAACGATTATGTGGGCAGGCAATTCATCTACGATCACGAATTGGGATGCCTGGTTACTGCGATATACGTGGAGCCAGTTGAAGAAGGATACCGCACGTTTCCCGCTTGCACCAGCCACCAGTCAACCTGTTAATGTAGCTGCGAATGCGAAAGTGACGACATCGTATGTTTCTCCATGGGAAACGATTGCTGCGCTGAATGATGGGCTGGACCCTGCACATTCCAACGACCGTACACAGGCGGTGTATGGGAACTGGCCAGAGATCGGTACACATTGGGTACAATATGATCTGGATCGTACGTATACGGTATCACAAACGGATGTGTACTGGTTCAAGGACAACGGCGGCATCGACGTACCTCGCTCGTACAAAATTCAATACTGGGACGGAAAAACATGGCGTGATGTGAAGAACGCCAAAGGCCGTGGGACTCGTGCAGATACGTACAATACCACGACTTTTGATCCGGTGAGCACCACGAAAATGCGTCTTCAGATGGTATCCAATGATGCTGCTTCCACAGGCATTCTGGAATGGAAGGTAACGGGTATTGCGTTGTAA
- a CDS encoding LysR family transcriptional regulator: MDAGDLKIFQAVAREGSISKAALALNYVQSNVTTRIKQLETQLQVPLFHRSNRGMSLTPAGENLLVYADRILQLLYEAEQATQVGNPPAGLLRLGAIETAASTFLTPLLAEYTSCYPEVQHSLVTGGTHELNQKVIQHELHGALIYGPIDHPELNYMKMYDEEMVLVAEPGTHELHALLSRPMLFFEIGCTHRAQAESFLRDQGIHSLSVMEYGTLDTILNGVSAGLGVSLLPRSSVTKAELRGEIAVMSLPDPYYRLEVGFVYSRGEHISSALSALVQIITEPEL; this comes from the coding sequence ATGGATGCAGGTGATTTGAAAATATTTCAGGCGGTTGCCCGCGAAGGTAGTATCAGTAAAGCTGCGCTCGCACTCAATTATGTACAATCCAATGTGACCACACGGATCAAACAGTTGGAGACTCAGCTACAAGTACCGCTGTTTCATCGTTCCAATCGAGGGATGTCGCTCACACCGGCGGGAGAGAACCTGCTTGTGTATGCAGATCGAATTTTGCAATTATTATATGAAGCAGAGCAGGCCACGCAAGTGGGGAACCCACCAGCAGGCTTACTTCGTTTGGGTGCGATTGAGACAGCAGCTTCCACTTTTCTGACGCCACTCTTGGCTGAATATACTTCATGCTACCCGGAGGTACAGCATTCGCTTGTCACGGGTGGGACGCATGAACTGAACCAGAAGGTGATTCAACATGAATTGCATGGCGCATTAATATATGGCCCAATCGATCATCCTGAGCTGAACTATATGAAGATGTATGACGAAGAAATGGTGCTGGTCGCCGAACCTGGAACACATGAGTTGCATGCTCTATTGTCCAGGCCGATGTTGTTTTTTGAGATCGGATGCACACATCGGGCTCAGGCGGAATCTTTTTTGAGAGATCAAGGTATCCACTCACTGAGCGTCATGGAATATGGAACACTGGACACGATTCTAAATGGTGTATCTGCCGGGCTCGGCGTATCATTGCTGCCAAGATCTTCAGTTACCAAAGCAGAATTAAGAGGCGAGATTGCAGTGATGTCGTTGCCCGATCCTTATTACCGGTTGGAAGTAGGATTTGTGTATTCCCGTGGTGAACATATATCTAGTGCGCTGAGCGCTTTGGTACAGATCATTACAGAACCAGAACTATAA